The proteins below are encoded in one region of Chrysemys picta bellii isolate R12L10 chromosome 4, ASM1138683v2, whole genome shotgun sequence:
- the LOC101946388 gene encoding RING finger protein 112-like, translating to MEQGRPVQLVRLDEEGGLTLDEEALSRCLEQGGVGDAPVCLVSIIGEQRRGKSFLLNYLLRRLQSPDVRDGSWMGQEEEPLEGFEWRVGTQNVTKGVWAWSQPFWVPGKGGKVAVLLVDTEGSMNIESNKETSIKLSAMSMLLSSYQILNIGCRVKDPDLEYLEMFLQVAEVVGEAYGLEPIQHLDLLVRDWSSSLVLGARGGKKHLRDVRQILEETSPCKHPKALEALSRSSSRCYLMPSPGKRIMTGSEGTLRDMDEDFRESLRDYVTALVGSAGRHVRRNQHGELLTGTQLASWIKKFSDLMKTHRFGFSSPCQMAVTFHNQRVLDRAHADHALFLKDKDGLSQRMDDCLKVDPSAMEQQLVEKRRSLLGRCREEMKEPEKETLLTALEAELTREAETFLETYGGRYQCHATNKRVMDRARRDHADFLRQKDGLSQRMIDCLMVTPGAMEEQFVEQRRLLLRRCRKEMKEPEKKTLMTALKVKLTREAKTFLKTYRRRYRCHAIKAGIAVGGLVLGSLSSQLGVVGYRAVATVAAKLTLP from the exons ATGGAGCAGGGGCGCCCAGTGCAGCTGGTGCGTCTGGACGAGGAAGGGGGCCTGACCCTGGACGAGGAGGCCCTGAGCcgctgcctggagcagggtggggtgggggacgccCCCGTCTGCCTGGTGTCCATCATCGGGGAGCAGCGCCGGGGCAAATCCTTCCTGCTGAACTACCTGCTGCGCCGGCTCCAGAGCCCG gaCGTGAGGGACGGGTCGTGGATGGGCCAGGAGGAGGAGCCCCTGGAGGGATTCGAGTGGCGAGTCGGTACCCAGAATGTCACCAAGGGGGTGTGGGCCTGGAGTCAGCCCTTCTGGGTCCCGGGAAAGGGAGGCAAG GTGGCCGTGCTGCTGGTCGACACCGAGGGCTCTATGAACATTGAAAGCAACAAGGAGACCAGCATCAAACTCTCCGCCATGTCCATGCTGCTCAGCTCCTACCAg ATACTGAACATTGGCTGTCGGGTGAAGGACCCGGATCTCGAATATCTGGAG ATGTTTCTTCAGGTGGCCGAAGTGGTGGGAGAGGCCTATGGACTGGAGCCCATTCAG CATCTAGACCTGCTggtgagggattggagcagttcCCTGGTCCTTGGAGCCCGGGGTGGGAAGAAGCATCTGAGAGACGTCAGACAG ATTCTGGAGGAGACGTCCCCTTGCAAACACCCCAAGGCCCTGGAAGCgctgagcagaagcagcagccgcTGTTACTTGATGCCCTCCCCTGGCAAGCGGATCATGACTGGGAGCGAGGGAACCCTGAGAG ACATGGATGAGGATTTCCGGGAGAGCCTGAGGGACTATGTCACTGCCCTGGTGGGCTCGGCCGGTCGACACGTCCGGAGGAACCAGCATGGGGAGCTGCTCACCGGGACACAGCTCGCTTCCTGGATAAAG AAATTCTCTGATCTAATGAAGACACATCGCTtcggcttctcctccccctgTCAG ATGGCCGTCACCTTCCACAACCAGAGAGTCCTGGACAGAGCCCACGCAGACCACGCTCTCTTTCTGAAGGACAAG GACGGCCTGTCCCAGCGCATGGATGACTGTCTGAAGGTGGATCCGAGCGCAATGGAGCAGCAGTTGGTGGAGAAGCGCAGGTCACTGCTGGGGCGGTGccgggaggagatgaaggagccgGAGAAGGAGACCCTGCTGACGGCGCTAGAGGCAGAGCTCACTCGGGAGGCCGAGACCTTCCTGGAGACATACGGAGGGCGCTATCAGTGTCACGCCACCAACAAAAGAGTCATGGACAGAGCCCGCCGAGACCACGCTGACTTTCTGAGGCAGAAG GACGGCCTGTCCCAGCGTATGATCGACTGTCTGATGGTGACACCAGGCGCAATGGAGGAGCAGTTTGTGGAGCAGCGCAGGTTGCTGCTGAGGCGGTGCCGGAAGGAGATGAAGGAGCCGGAGAAGAAGACCCTGATGACGGCACTAAAGGTGAAGCTGACTCGGGAGGCTAAAACCTTCCTGAAGACCTACAGAAGGCGCTATCGGTGTCACGCCATCAAGGCAGGCATCGCTGTAGGGGGGTTGGTACTGGGGTCGCTGAGCAGTCAGCTTGGAGTTGTCGGATACAGAGCGGTTGCCACTGTGGCTGCAAAGCTAACCCTTCCCTAA